ctctttttcccccatacccgattgttgcgaccagatgacggatcccaggagccagacgacactacTGATGATTACTTCTACCCAGAGGGTGCcaactactacgtgacggccgctgacgacgtggagtagttaggaggctccaaggcaggaggccttgccttttcgatcgttgttgcttttgtgctagccttcttaaggcaaacttgtttagctcatatttgtactcagataatgttgcttccgctgactcttttgttttcgagcttatgtattcgagccctcgaggcccctggcttgtaatataaagcttgtattattttaatttgtgtctagagttgtgttgtgatatcttcccgtgagtccttgatcttgatcgtacatatttacgtgtatgattagtgtacggtcaaatcgggggtgtcacagaTACTGCCCAGTTTGTTGGCGGTCAATGAATCGAGGAGCTTTCCGTGGATGATTGGTAGCATAGACTGTATGCACTGAGAGTGGTAGAACCGTCCATTTGCTTGACAAGGGCAATATAAGGGGCATGTTAAAGCTTGCACGGTCATACTTGAAGCATGTCAGGCTCTCACAATGACATCGACGTGCTTCAGCGGTCTTCGGTGTTCGCAAGGCTTTCTGAAGGGAACTTCCCAGATGTCAACTTTGAGGTCAATggccaccaatacaacaagggatactacctagctgatgtCATCTATCCTCAGTGGTCGACTATTGTGAAGACAATTTCTGAGCCGGTAGGAGAGAAGAGGGCTAGGTTTGCCCAAGAACAAGAGAGCCTgcttttggtgtgctccaatcttgatGGGCTATTGTTCGACACCCTGCTAGAACATGGAGCACCCGGAAGATGTGGAAGGTGATGATTGCTTGGGTTGTCATGTACAACATGATCGTAGAGGATGCGCGTGAtgacagcctcctcgaccaagggtGGGAATTTTCAGCGTGAAAATGTTGAGCCTGGGCATGGAGTGACAATGTTTGCACAGTTTACCCAATTTAATCAAGAAATGCGTGATTGGACGACTCACATTCAACTTCAAAATAATTTGGTTGACTATATGTGGACTCCTAGTTAGTACAATTTTAAATACATTTAATTGTAAACTATGAGATTTTTATTTATTGTGATGTAAAAACTATGTGACTTATTTGGTAATAATCTATGTGCAAggtttcttttcatttggatttatcATATGCGTACGAATGCCTAAATTGTGAAAATTTGGCAGAGAAGCCAAATAAGTCAAATTCAACCGAAACGGGATTGTCACAACAGATTTGACGAACGGAAAGGAGATTTTTGATCAAGGAGGGAGAGACAAGTATGTTGCATAGTTGGATGGGCGAGGTACCGGAGATGAGTAAGCCGGTGCTTGTGTGTGTGATGGGAAGATGCTCGCCGCTACAAACTATAATGTGAGAGGAGGGAGTAGACGCGAGAAGAGTGTGGAGAGTACCGGGGGAGTTGGTCATGTGCGATGCCGCGCCGGAGTCCATGTACCACTCGGGAGCGCTCCCAGAGGACGACGGCCCTGCGATGGCGCTGTGAAGCGCGGCCTGAAGGGAAGTCATGTCCAGGGGCTGTTGATGCGGCGGCGCTCCGGGAGGGGTGGCGTAGGCTGGTGGCGACCCGTAGCCGTACGGGGGTACGTTGCCGTAGCCGTACGCGCCAGGAGCAGCTGGAGACGGAGCATCGTACATCGCCTGTTGAGGCGGAGTCCCAGGGCGAGGCCCAAGAACACCAGAGCCCGGAGCGCGCCATGGCATCGGCCACGCCTGGACAAGACCGGTCCACGAGTTGGTGCCAGGCGCGGGAGCAGGCAGGCCAGGAACGCGGGGAGGGGCGGACGGTGGTGGTGCGCTGCCGTTGCCGTGGCCGCGACGACGCCCACGCCCACCGCGCGCACGCCCGCCGCCGGTGACATCAGGCACGGCAGGGGGCGCGGCAGGTGGTGAGGGAGAGGGCGGCGTGGCGCCACACCCAACGAAGAGCACGTGCGCGCCCTGGAGGCCTGCTGTCTGCTCGGCCCGGTGCTCTTAGAGAAGAAGAAAGGAGCGCGTCTGGAGAAGCGAGGGCAGCGGCGACTGCGACGTGATGTGCGGGATGGCGTCGTGGTACTGGCGGTTGAGCCCGCGCAAGAGGTGGAAGACCTGCCGCGACTCCGACACCGGCTGGCCGAGATCGCGGAGCTGATCAGCGTATGCCTTCAACTTGGTGCAGTACTGCATGATCGTCGGATCGCCTTGCACCATGGCGTGGTACTCAGCGTCGATGTAGACGGCCCGGGCAAGTTGGTTGTCCCGGAAGATGCCGCTGATGGCCGTCCAGACGGTGAGGGCGGTGTCCTCCTGCGCCATCACGGCGTCCAATAGATCAGGCGCGGCAGTGGTGTTGAGCCAGTGGACAACGGCGTGGTCCGCCATCGCCCAGTCGGGGTCGTCGAAGCGCGGGACGGCAGCGGCGTCCACATGATCGCGGAGGCCGAATATCCCGATTGCAGTGTCGAAGTGGCGGCGCCACTGTGCGTAGTTGCCGGCGAGCAAGTCAAGGGTGACAGGAACGTGACGGCGAATGTCGATGGTCACGAAGCGACGGTGACCACGGGCGGCAGGGCCGCAGGCCGGGCAGCAACAGAGCCAGCCGTGACAATGGAGACAGGGGCGGCCGGAAGGAGagcaggaggtggtggaggcgaccCAACAACATCAGAAGCGCCGGGGCCGtcagaggtactccctccgttccaaaatagatgactcaactttatactaactttagtataaagttgggtcatctattttagaacggagggagtagtagataggGGGGAATCAGGGTCGCCCATAGTGGCGGAAGCGGGATCGGTGGCCGGAGCAAGGGAATTGATCCGGTCGGCGGTATCTATACCATGAAGAGGAGAGGTTTGCTATGGGATTCAACACACGCTTGCATTATCGTGTGCCACTACATGCAGGGATGTGGGCTGGCTACATGCCCACTGACTCACGCGCGTGCACTGACCATGGGTCGTGCTCCATACGCTGTATTACAGGGAAATACATACACTCTAACAGGTTGTACTGAATGCACTCTGAACTCTGAAGAAACAATACATAACATGATCTTTTCTCTGATCAAGATAGCTCAATCCTACCTCAACCACATGAAAGAGTGGTCCTGATACTACTTCTGTTATAGAGGTAACCTGTGAGATTTATTATACTCAGGAAGGCGCAAAAATTATGTGCAGAAACGTAAGTGCAACTATCCAACTCTGTCCTGTATGAGAATCGATGTGAATTTGGGAAAATCAATAGGGCAAAACACAAATGCAACCTTGATGACAGACTAACAGTAAATTTACTCACGGAACATGACCAAGAAAGCTATATCATGATTTTACTATAATAAATAGCTAAGGTTTACATACACATTAAAGGTCTAGCCACAGAATCATTTTGTCGGGATTAGTCCGTTCGATGAGCCATTCTCAGCCCCTTTTCCATGGAAAGCAGATTGCCTCTCTGGTCTCCCGTTTGGATTTGGAGGCAACGCCAAGTTAGGCGCAACACCGCTGGTACTTGAGTCACCCTTCAGGTTGAGTTTGGACATGTTGTACAGGTCTTCAACATTTACCGGGGGAGCTGAGTGGACAGCAACAGGCCTGACAGGCTCATGTGATGCTTGTACTGTAACTGGTGATGATGCTTGCATAGAGACTGGTGGCCCATAGAACATTGGAGCATAGCCATAGTATGGATACGGAAAAACTGCTTGGACATAGTGAGGTGCAGGAATCATCATTGGAGGAGGATAACCATATGGGGGCATCACTTGTGGCATCACCATCCCTGCTTCTCCAGCAATTGAACTTGAACCAGCCGATTCATTGCCCTGAGGTTGATGTGCCATTGCTAGAACTGGCGATGGGGCTGATGCATATGTTAGCATAGGCAcaggagcaggtggtgccattactGGCACTGGTGGTGGGACAGAAACAGATGTTATCACGGGCATAGGAGCGGGTGGTGTCACAGGAGCAGTAACAGGCCGTAGATCATCTACGAACTCTTCTACATCTTGTGAAGATGAACGGGAGAGCGGCATCTCTTGTGACGATGAACGGGAGAGTGGCTGGTCACCAGGCTGATTAAAAACCATAAAACAATCATAAGCAATTGGTACACTGGGGGACAAGCAATAAATATTTAAAAAACAATTATGTTTGAGATGTCTTATTCACTTCATATAACAGGGTGATTCTAtgctaacagctactccctccgttccaaattacttgtcgcagaaatggatgtatctagaactaaaatacatctagatacaaccatacatgcgacaagtaattcggaacggagtatACGAGAACTTACTAAGGCAACAGGAACAAAGAGGAAAAGAATAAGCACCAATCTTAAGAATGCATCGCGACATGTTTGCCTAAGTGCAATCAGCTAAACCTGGTTGCACCTCAACACTACATGCAGAGAAATAGAAAGGTAGGGAGAGATGCTCACATCCTCAATAACCATATCGAAGAGGCTTGATCTTCTCTTTCTCCTATTAACATTTGTTTGGCGAATGAAATACTTCTGAGCATGGCTAGCAACTTGAGTAGGTGTCCTCGAGACAACATAATTACGGGATATGCCACGCCAATCACCTTTTCCTAATTTGTTCAATCCAAGTAGAAATTTTTTGTGCTCCTCTTCTGACCATGACTCACCTGTCACCCAACAAAATAAATGGCATTCTTCAATGCAAATTCGACATATTCAATCAAATTTTTAAATCATAATAAAGAACAAGCATGAAGTTGCATGGAAATTTATAACAGTACTGTATACCATTACACATTAAAAGAATGCAAACCATGTACAAAATATGGAGTGTGAGTGTAACCTAGTTAATGATATTGGTGACTGTAATGAATATTATTTCTGGGTTGCAATAAAATCATTTAGCCAATTAAGTGACAAGGCCACAAGCTTGAATGGTAACAGCGGAATAGAAGCACAACTTCAgattcgtttcaaaaaaaaaaagtacCCCCTCCATCTAACATAGCttgaaaaacgatcttatattgtgggacggagggagtaaattctgatgacaagaagcagTCACAAGCACCGCTCACCACCAGTAAACCCCCAAATCTGTCAGTAATGGGACAAAGTGATGAACTAAACACTAAAACAGGTCTCAACCAAGTATTAAGTTGGAGTAGTTTGCTAATTTTGCACACCACTAGGCATCGTAAACCGAACAAAAATCCCAACTAACACCGAACCTACCAGATTAAAAGCAGTACTTTCCGCAAAGTTTCAGAAAACTACTTCGATCGGCACAGTAAAATCAAAACTTTCTCACTTGCCATCTTAAAAGCCAACAGCAAAACTGCACCTTCACAACAAAACCACATATTTGCACACTACAACAAACAATCATCTTAACTACGTAAAGAACATCACAGGGGTGATCAGAACACATTTTTTTTACAGAACAGAGACTAAACCTCCATACACATGCAACAAAACAAAGAATCTCATCTCCCCGTAGGCTAAAACAGGGGAGAGAAGGAAAATAAAAAGCCCACCTCGCTTCCTGTGGGGTTTGTCGTCGTCGCCCTCGGAGCCGTACCCCTCGGCCCTGGCACCGCCGCTACCCTCCGCGAGCTGCGCGAGGTTGTCCATGCTGACGCTCTTCCTGATTGGCTTGTCGCCGATGCGCACGCCGAAGAGCTTCACGGGGCGCGCCGTGCATGTGCGGGAGTTGTGCCCGTGGTGCCCGCACTGCGAGCACCGCCTCGGCCCGTCCCCCGCACCGCCGCCGGCAGGCGCCGCCGGTGGCACGCCGTCCCGCGTCATGGCAGGCAGGCTAGGGTTGTGGATTTTTATTTTTTAATCTATTATATCTGGTTGATTGATTTGAtccgtctttttctttttctcctctggTGGTGCGTCGTGTATTTATCGTCCGCGAGGGAGAGGCAAGCGTGTAAGCAGTATACGGCGAGAGATGAGCTGGGAATTTTCCTGGATTTTCCTTATCTGTACAAAAAAAAACAACCTTTTATGTGCTGGCGGTGATATTTGGATTTTGCTGGAAGTCTTCACCTTCGCAGTCAAGACATGCCACCAGATATTGTACAGCCTACCCCTAAAAAAAAGAAGATATTGTACAGCCTGGATTTTATTTGGTGGTTAAATACAGATTGTTCATATTAATATGGATGATTTTCAAAATAAATACTACTGGTATGGATGCGTATCTGTATAAGATTGAATAGTCCAGTGATATGGAGTATATGATGTGGATTCTTTGTATCCGTTGATTTCTTTTATTACTACAATAAGATCTCTTACACTAATGTATATATGAGATTGGTGGTCCATTTATTAGGCAAAATTAGAatgtattccctccgttcctaattataagtctttttagacatttcaaatggattgcaacatatggatgtatgtaaacatattttagagtatagattcactcattttgtttcgtatgtagtcacttgttgaaatctatagaaagacatatatgtaggaacggagggagtactccacTGCGGGAATCGGTTGCAATATATTTCAACTTGCTTTGGTAACATGATATTTGTATTAATGATACGAGAACCATAACTAAAAATACATATAAAATACTGCATTACATTACTATATAGTTGTAAAATATTTTTGAATAAAACTAGCATTTTTTCCATGTATAGTTGCATATTGAAATGGTCTTTTtcttcccccgcaaaaaaaagaagagaTGGTATTTTTCATACAAGATTGCATGCTAAGTTGGCATTGTTCTCATATTAAAAAGTATAGATTAACTCGGATCACCTATTTAGTTACCATCATTTAGGTAGTCTACTCATCGGTTCCTTGACCAGAATATTGATAAGATTAGCTACCTAGATTTTAAATTTTGAGTTGATTTCTCATTGAAAGGATGAGAGCTAGAGCGTTTATTTGCAGGAGCATTTTCTATCCCTACATTAGGTACACAACATTCGACTCTACCCTTTTGTGAACATTGTATTTTTTTTCTTTAAGCAATCAAATATAATTTTAATTTGTATAGGAATCAAAATGTCATAATATAATATTAATATGGAGTATATTATATGGACTTTTTGCATTTGTCTATTTACTTTGCACAGTAAAACCCCTTAAATTAATGGGTACAAGATTGATGGCCCATTCATTAGGTGAAATGCCTAAGCTATAACCACCATTTAACCAGACTATTGATTGATGGTTTCCGTGAACGTGAATATTAATAAGTTTTAGCCATGTAAATAATAAAGTTTGAGGATACTTCTCAGTGAAAGGGCTATATATGGGTTGTTTTATTTGTAGCAGATCCCCCCCCCCCTTACATTTGATACAAAATATTATGACGTCTCCCTTATGAAAATATTTGTTCAGATTTTCTTCGATCAATGAAACATAATTTTAAAACATGTAGTACTCAGAATGGCATGATATTACATTGTTTTGGAAATCATGCAAATCAAGGACCATGAGGTTACACCCAAATGGCATTGATGATTCTAATTGACTCCTTGTGAATCAAGGTGGCTGCTAGGCACCACTTGTCACGAAAGATAATGTGTCTTAGTTTGGACATGGACGCACATGTTTTTCATATTTTATGGGCGGTAAGGCAACATGTTATTGGAGTCATGATGAGTGGAGGAAGGTTTCATACAAAAGGAACCGTCCAATTTTGTTGAGATATGAGGCAACCGTTCATTGATAGAAAAGGTTTCCTTTTCTTTAATTCTACATATGGTTGAGAACAAAAAAGAACATACTGGTGTTCGGCGGATAAGGCAATCTCTTTTGTCCCATGTTATGGGACAACATTTTTTGTATACTTAGTAGTTGCCATGGATGAATTGAATGGTGAAGAAACGTCACCCATCACAATTTTTGGCTTACTAAAATTAAGAGCATAGCAAACGTGTCGCACACTGCTCACATACCGACATTTACAATAGAGGAGGAGCGAGGATAGCACTaggccttgtgtccgctttaatgcTACAGTCATCTGCAATGCGCTATGATGTAAAATATACTTTGTGCGAGGGTTTCACAGCTCGGGTTGTGGCCAAGGGGACCGTGTCTTGGCTCCGTCACTGATTTACAATGCTCAACACTTAAGTAGGAAACATGCAAACAAGATAAACATCCAAATAAACTAGAAATGAGCTACCTCTGCCCCTCCCCCCAAAAAAGAAAGGTCATAACGAAGACGCTAACTACAACCTTCCCTTTGCATTGCGTAAGGCAAAAAAACTAAGGGGCGCTCAACTCAACTTTTTGTGTCGACGCAACAAGAGAGACCAGGATTCCTAGCGCCCCTTTTTAGGCGTTgtgttgtagatgctctaacaacCTATATGGTCAAGATGTCATAATAAAGCTATCAAGATGATCATACAATGCATACATATAAttttcctttgtcattatcattttgttaTTCTCTTTCTATAAGTGTTATATGCTTTATGCCATAATTTATTTACTAAGTTTGGGAGCATTAATTAATGTTTCAATTTACAACTTAACAACATGAAGAGGTCACATGCTAGGGTGATGTGGCAGGATGGGGTCATTGGCCCATGTGCCATATTGGCCATGAAATCATTAGGCGAGTGGTATGGGTGTAGTTGTGTGCATTTCCTTAGTTTAGGCGGTTGCTTCCTGAAAGCTCAAGCATGAGACTCCACCGCTCACCATATCCGAGGTAGCATTTGTCCATGACGCTGTCATCATCAATCTGTACCAATGCTTGGTGATCATGAAAGAGCCTTGCTTAGCTTAATGCTCTATGCTTCTTCATGCTCGCTTGTAGTTTGGAGCCTCCTATGTTGTCTATTTTGACTTATTGACCCACCCTCACCATCTATTTAGCAGTCTCCTACCACCTCACATCAGGAGAAAACCAGCCAAGTTTCTTTtgttacaaaaaaacaaaaatttcCATTTAGATGGTTCAAGCAAGTACCGATCCATAAGATTACTGGTCAAAATAAGAACATGCTTTGATAATTGACAGATCGCCTAATCGTCCTCATTTAATTCCGGATTCGTTGACCACTGGTGAGAGTGGACGTGGACATGGATCTTTTTTCCGAGTAAAAGAGCTTTATTGCTTACTTAATTGGGCATACATCATGATGCAACGTGTTAGTGAGGAATACAAGAATGTAATTAAACCATGAATGTTCCTCCTAAAACTTGTTGCTTGCTTTGCAATAATTAAGCCGCCTCATTAGTGCCTCTTCATACGAAAATCAGCCTAAATTTCTCAAAGTGTCCACTTAGCTCTCTAATCTCATGAAGAGACCAGCGATCTCGGTACGATCAATTTTTTTTGTCTTCAACAACTTTATGATTACTTGTGCATTGCTCTCAACAACAACTCCGTGGAAGCCTCTCACAAGGGTCACACCATCCCATCCCGAATCGCCTGTCTTTCCATTGCCATAGGGTTTGCTGCATATGCATACCAAAGGGCTTGTGCACGTAGTAGAGTACCAAATTTTTCATAGATCATCAACCCAGTACATCCCTGATTGGTGTTATCATGAGTGAGGCATCGACATTCACCTTTATCATTCCATTATGAGGAGGTGGCCATTTAGCTTTCTTTGGAGCCTTCATTTTACTTTCTTTTCCTATCATGGCTAAGTCCATCGTCGTATCAATAACCCATTTGAGAGCTTGTACTATGGTACACCTAGCCTCCCCATGTCTTCTTGCCTTTCGCTCAGTCCATATGGCCCACGCACCACATAAAATGACAAATGCAAGCATCCATCTAGAAGAACTTAGTTCCGTCGACTAAATCAAAGAAACATGACTACAAGTGGAGATTGGGAATTGTAATCCTAGTTAGAGTTTTTATCTCTTCCTGAAAAGGTCAAGCCCAAGTACAATTAAATTGCATGCATTGTGGTTTCATACTTTCCATGACTCTCACAAAAATATATCACCTCCATATGCTTTCATTTCAATACTGCATGGCAAGGAATGAAGTTAGGAATTATGTTCCACCAAAAGTTAGGAGGGACCTCAAGTCTCCACCTTTTCTTGTGGGCATTTTCTTGGCTGATGCTGAGCTCGAGTAAACATTTGCTTGATCTCAAGTCTCTATGTACAAACCTTATCGTGAAATTACCATGTATTTATAGATTCCACGCCTACAAGTCCTCAGCGAACAACAGAGGAGGATTCTGCATATTACACTCACAACAGGTTCAATAAAAGTGCAAGTTAATCATATTAATGTTCCATTCCCCATTGTCTTCATATATCAGTTCTTCCACTCGGTTGACAGCTGCACTTGGAAGCTTCACAAGATGCTTGTACCCATGGTTAGAAGGAATCCATGGACCAACCAAAGCCAAATAGAAGATCCATCTCCTACCCTTGAAACCAACCCCAATTTTAGTGCCTCTATACCATGTAGAATGGCCTCCCAACTATTTGATGATCCTCGCCTATTCTTGGCTGACGTAAAATCATTATCATGAAAATACTTGCACAAAACAATTATGACATCGTAATCAACCTCTATCATGATTTTGCGATCATAGCATGATTGAACACTTCAAAATCTGATGGTGTTACGGCCCAAGGGTTCCCGACCCCTCTAGTTGCCGGCCCAAGGCCCCCAAGGTTAGTTTCTGCCCTAGGCCATCATGCCGGCCCATGGGCTTGTAGAAGGAATACTTTGGAAAGTCTTGTTGTCCAAGACAAGGAAGCCGAAGCCATGGAGGATGACCTGGAAGGAGGACTCCGTCTTCACCATTTTGCTGTTGGACCTTTGGGATCATGGGAAACTATAGGATCTAAGTTGATGTCAGGATAATGTGACTTGAACATATCCCATGCTTGTCGGCCCCCCTCCCTGGTGGTCGAGTTCTTTCACTCAACAATCCTTGGTGAGGTAAACTGGAGATGCGCTGCTAGGTCAGAGAAGCTGATTGACACGACCTCCTTTTGCCATAGAAATCTGAAGGGGGCCTCCATCACCAGCCTGGCGAAGTACAAAAGCTCGATAATTTGCTTTAGCTTGACTAGCAGAAGTTGAGTGTTGCTGGAATTTTGGAATTGATTCTAGATGCttggtgaaaggatcgataaggtcgactagagggggtgattaggcgACTAAAAAAGTTTAACCTCTTTTACAAATTTAGGCTCAACAaataaagtaggttgtctagatatgcaactagatggaCAACCTATATGACAGGCAACGCAAGTAATAAAGTGCAAGCAAGAGTAAGCACAAGATATGAACTTTCACAAAGTAAAGAACTAAAATAACTACATGTGTAgatgatgaagacgaggatgtgtttttGAAGTTTCCTCCTTTGTGGGAGGTATGTGTCCATTTGCGAGGTGTGTgggggcacaatgctccccaaacgTCCCAAGGGCTCACCCTAGTCTCCTCACGCACTCGCACAATGCAAGGTGCtgcgattccactagtggtgcccttgaaggcgacaACTGGGACCTTTACAAACATGGTTGGggttctctccacaacttaatggaGGCTCTCAACACCACTATGGAGCTTCTCCACAATGGAATTTTTCTCCGAGGTGACCTCttcctctagggtgcccaaacacccaagagtaacaagatccacaagagaAAGTATGGGGGTGTAAATTTCCTTtgttggaagtgtagatctaggtctccgccCTCAAtcgctagcaaatcaacaagtttggttggctagagaAGAAGATCGGGCAAATATGAGCTTCGAGAAAATATGAGCGTcgggcaatgatacgtctccaatatctATAGTTTTTTTTATTATTCTatactattatattatcacttttgtatcctttacatgtcatttatattattttatagactaacctattaacttagtgcccagtgctagttcctgtctttTGTATGTATTGTGTTTCGTAGAAAAACCATACCTACTGAAGTACAAACACGACGAAACTTTTCCGTGACTTTTTCTAGGACATAACAGACCCTAGAAGCCTTGAGGGAGGACTAGAAGACCCACAAGGGGCCTGCAAGCCAGgtcggcgcgcccaggggtaggcgcGCTCCCATGACTTGTGGGCACCTTGTTGCTCCGTCTTCCCTaatctctgctacctcttgagcatgtgttggttttccctttaagaggaaagggtgatgcagcaaagtagcgtaagtatttccctcagtttttgagaaccaaggtatcaatccagtaggagattaaacgcaagtccctcgtacctgcacaaacaaacaagaacctcgcaaccaacgcgataaaaggggttgtcaatcccttcacggtcactttatgagagtgagatctgatagagataataagataaatgtttttggtatttttgtcgtgtagattggaaaataaagattgcaaaataaacggcgatagaaatggcttgttgacggaagaataatataatggaagatagacccgcgggccataggtttcactagtggcttctctcaagatagcaaattctatggtgggtgaacaaattactgtcgagcagttgatagaaaagcgcagagttatgagaatatctaggcatgatcatgtatataggcatcacgtccgcgacaagtagaccgaaacaattctacatctactactattactccacacatcgaccgctgtccagtatgcatttagagtattaagttcataagaacagagtaacacattaggtaagatgacatgatgtagagggataaactcaagcaatatgatataaaccccatctttttatcctcgatggcaacaatacaatatgtgccttgctgcccctgctgtcactgggaaaggacaccacaagattgaacccaaagctaagcatttctcccattgcaagaaagatcaatctagtaggccaaaccaaactgacaatttgaagagacttgcaaagatattaaatcatgcataaaagatttaagaggagaatcaaatattgttcatagataatcttgatcataaacccacaattcaccggatctcgacaaacacaccgcaaaaagaattacatcgaatagatctccaagagaatcgaggagaactttgtattgagatccaaagagagagaaaaagccatctagctaataactatggacccgaaggtctgcggtaaactactcacacatcatcggagaggctatggtgttgatgtagaagccctccgtgattgattccccctttggcggagcgccggaaaaggccccaagatgggatctcacgggtacagaaggttgtggcagtggaaatagggtttcgtggtgctcctagatgttttcaaggtatatggctatatataggaggaagaagtaggtaggtggagctgcgaggggcccatgagggtgggcgcacgcctaccccctgggcgcgccctcctgcctcgtggcctcctcgcttctttcttgacgtcgactccaagtctcctggatcacgtttgttccaaaattaactcttccgaaggtttcattccatttggattccgttcgaTATtgcttttctgcggaacactgaaataggcaaaaaacaacaatttgcactgggcctttggttagtaggttagtcccaaaaataatataaaaagttatattaaagcccattaaacatccaaaacagataatataatagcatggaaca
This portion of the Triticum dicoccoides isolate Atlit2015 ecotype Zavitan chromosome 7A, WEW_v2.0, whole genome shotgun sequence genome encodes:
- the LOC119331100 gene encoding transcription factor KUA1-like; amino-acid sequence: MTRDGVPPAAPAGGGAGDGPRRCSQCGHHGHNSRTCTARPVKLFGVRIGDKPIRKSVSMDNLAQLAEGSGGARAEGYGSEGDDDKPHRKRGESWSEEEHKKFLLGLNKLGKGDWRGISRNYVVSRTPTQVASHAQKYFIRQTNVNRRKRRSSLFDMVIEDPGDQPLSRSSSQEMPLSRSSSQDVEEFVDDLRPVTAPVTPPAPMPVITSVSVPPPVPVMAPPAPVPMLTYASAPSPVLAMAHQPQGNESAGSSSIAGEAGMVMPQVMPPYGYPPPMMIPAPHYVQAVFPYPYYGYAPMFYGPPVSMQASSPVTVQASHEPVRPVAVHSAPPVNVEDLYNMSKLNLKGDSSTSGVAPNLALPPNPNGRPERQSAFHGKGAENGSSNGLIPTK